The following proteins are co-located in the Anser cygnoides isolate HZ-2024a breed goose chromosome 2, Taihu_goose_T2T_genome, whole genome shotgun sequence genome:
- the LOC136790077 gene encoding coiled-coil domain-containing protein 81-like, with amino-acid sequence MAKYLFSAPCFPPTIEKLLNSELAKIWASASYYLSQQLALHQAVRIPGLGTFTVVTEQVASQKNDIVTVERPMFHLAKAIVHNYDLRYDYIDIPGHLHFEELPYAQIASENNVSESLVRLCIDRTTRLFCVCIEDRQNVAFLWRDVGMLIIEGKDVKMKFYEDFLKKLNGTTNALQALLRMPEMNNSVISHLDTAASQTASERVIVFPMYKHESMLKKPTGTVSLRGQVKPSKDQRAVSLIGQVKPSKEQGWTKGGESVKKEDLPKKRLLHRATLAPERLPALTVKPESSQKAEQTERRARKLPAIQRSSVKEKEEEEKVIPQVTPRMVDFIAKAIEQRKENKCLKIKETLPKHIQNFLAEEENKNKELQEEKRKQPKQRSAALTKAKVKREVEMPTTEESCPSEERSPERTPSSLSESDSGQSSPDLMERMMGEWDEDGEEPPRTQQDSPVPPKRSLSPRTHGTLREVVTCIVEQVARKQRGERDAERDLQEQLKCELAVLRWSRSAKEEQSYHQLWQVGHQPAPPAGPRQRESRRVRRVVPMPVSKGPERPSGTQKGPDGDIQQGPSLQHEWDQGCPSRLLTPTPPSIQ; translated from the exons AGCTCGCTAAGATTTGGGCCAGCGCATCCTACTACCTGAGTCAACAGCTGGCTCTCCACCAG GCTGTCCGCATTCCTGGTCTTGGAACATTCACAGTTGTCACAGAGCAAGTAGCCAGCCAGAAAAATGACATCGTGACTGTTGAGAGACCCATGTTTCATCTGGCTAAGGCTATTGTGCACAACTATGACCTCCGATACGACTACATAGACATTCCAG GCCACCTGCATTTTGAGGAACTGCCGTATGCTCAGATCGCCTCAGAAAACAATGTCTCTGAGAGCTTAGTGCGGCTTTGCATAGACAGGACCACGCGTCTCTTCTGTGTCTGCATAGAGGACAGGCAGAACGTTGCCTTCCTTTGGAGAGACGTTGGCATGCTGATCATCGAGGGCAAGgatgttaaaatgaaattctatGAAGACTTTCTGAAAAAGCTGAATGGGACAACGAATGCTTTGCAAGCTCTTCTCAGG ATGCCAGAGATGAACAACTCTGTCATCTCTCACCTCGACACCGCTGCTTCTCAGACCGCTTCTGAACGTGTCATTGTCTTTCCAAT GTACAAGCACGAGAGCATGCTTAAGAAGCCAACGGGGACAGTGAGTCTGAGAGGACAAGTGAAGCCCAGCAAAGATCAAAGGGCAGTGAGTCTGATCGGACAAGTGAAGCCCAGCAAAGAACAAGGCTGGACAAAAGGAGGAGAGAGCGTCAAGAAAG aggATCTTCCCAAGAAGCGCCTCCTTCATCGAGCAACACTTGCTCCAGAGAGGTTACCCGCCCTGACTGTAAAGCCGGAGAGCAGTCAGAAAGCTGAGCAGACAGAGCGTCGTGCCAG GAAGCTTCCGGCCATCCAGAGGAGTtctgtgaaggaaaaggaagaggaagagaaagtaaTTCCTCAGGTGACTCCCAGGATGGTAGACTTTATTGCCAAAGCTATTGAGCAGAGGAAAGAG AATAAGTGCTTGAAGATTAAGGAGACGCTTCCAAAACACATTCAGAATTTCTTGGCTGAGgaggaaaataagaacaaagagctgcaggaggagaaaaggaaacaaccCAAGCAGCGAAGCGCAGCACTAACCAAAGCAAAAGTCAAGAGAGAAGTGGAGATGCCAACAACCGAG GAATCCTGTCCCTCTGAGGAGAGAAGTCCCGAGAGAACTCCCAGCTCTCTGTCTGAGAGCGACTCGGGGCAGTCCAGCCCTGACCTCATGGAGAGGATGATGGGGGAGTGGGACGAGGACGGAGAAGAGCCACCCAGAACTCAGCAGGACAGCCCTGTGCCCCCTAAGCG GAGTCTTTCTCCACGGACTCATGGGACCCTAAGGGAGGTGGTGACATGCATCGTGGAGCAGGTGGCCCGTAAacaaaggggagagagagatgcGGAGAGGgatctgcaggagcagctcaaGTG tgagctggcagtgctgcgGTGGAGTCGGTCGGCGAAAGAGGAACAGAGCTACCACCAGCTTTGGCAAGTGGGTCACCAGCCTGCACCCCCTGCTGGGCCAAGGCAGAGAGAGTCAAGACGG GTGCGAAGAGTAGTGCCAATGCCTGTCAGCAAGGGACCGGAGAGGCCGTCCGGCACACAGAAGGGTCCAGATGGAGACATCCAGCAAGGGCCCTCCCTGCAGCACGAATGGGACCAGGGTTGCCCATCCAGGCTATTAACGCCAACACCTCCTTCCATTCAATAA
- the LOC106029671 gene encoding coiled-coil domain-containing protein 81-like isoform X1 produces the protein MAKYLFSAPCFPPTIEKLLNSELAKIWASASYYLSQQLALHQAVRIPGLGTFTVVTEQVASQKNDIVTVERPMFHLAKAIVHNYDLRYDYIDIPGHLHFEELPYAQIASENNVSESLVRLCIDRTTRLFCVCIEDRQNVAFLWRDVGMLIIEGKDVKMKFYEDFLKKLNGTTNALQALLRMPEMNNSVISHLDTAASQTASERVIVFPMYKHESMLKKPTGTVSLRGQVKPSKDQRAVSLIGQVKPSKEQGWTKGGESVKKEDLPKKRLLHRATLAPERLPALTVKPESSQKAEQTERRARKLPAIQRSSVKEKEEEEKVIPQVTPRMVDFIAKAIEQRKENKCLKIKETLPKHIQNFLAEEENKNKELQEEKKKQPKQRSAALTKAKVKREVEMPTTEESCPSEERSPERTPSSLSESDSGQSSPDLMERMMGEWDEDGEEPPRTQQDSPVPPKRSLSPRTHGTLREVVTCIVEQVARKQRGERDAERDLQEQLKCELAVLRWSRSAKEEQSYHQLWQVGHQPAPPAGPRQRESRRVRRVVPMPVSKGPERPSGTQKGPDGDIQQGPSLQHEWDQGCPSRLLTPTPPSIQ, from the exons ATGGCAAAATACCTCTTCTCAGCACCTTGCTTCCCTCCAACAATTGAGAAGCTCTTAAATTCTG AGCTCGCTAAGATTTGGGCCAGCGCATCCTACTACCTGAGTCAACAGCTGGCTCTCCACCAG GCTGTCCGCATTCCTGGTCTTGGAACATTCACAGTTGTCACAGAGCAAGTAGCCAGCCAGAAAAATGACATCGTGACTGTTGAGAGACCCATGTTTCATCTGGCTAAGGCTATTGTGCACAACTATGACCTCCGATACGACTACATAGACATTCCAG GCCACCTGCATTTTGAGGAACTGCCGTATGCTCAGATCGCCTCAGAAAACAATGTCTCTGAGAGCTTAGTGCGGCTTTGCATAGACAGGACCACGCGTCTCTTCTGTGTCTGCATAGAGGACAGGCAGAACGTTGCCTTCCTTTGGAGAGACGTTGGCATGCTGATCATCGAGGGCAAGgatgttaaaatgaaattctatGAAGACTTTCTGAAAAAGCTGAATGGGACAACGAATGCTTTGCAAGCTCTTCTCAGG ATGCCAGAGATGAACAACTCTGTCATCTCTCACCTCGACACCGCTGCTTCTCAGACCGCTTCTGAACGTGTCATTGTCTTTCCAAT GTACAAGCACGAGAGCATGCTTAAGAAGCCAACGGGGACAGTGAGTCTGAGAGGACAAGTGAAGCCCAGCAAAGATCAAAGGGCAGTGAGTCTGATCGGACAAGTGAAGCCCAGCAAAGAACAAGGCTGGACAAAAGGAGGAGAGAGCGTCAAGAAAG aggATCTTCCCAAGAAGCGCCTCCTTCATCGAGCAACACTTGCTCCAGAGAGGTTACCCGCCCTGACTGTAAAGCCGGAGAGCAGTCAGAAAGCTGAGCAGACAGAGCGTCGTGCCAG GAAGCTTCCGGCCATCCAGAGGAGTtctgtgaaggaaaaggaagaggaagagaaagtaaTTCCTCAGGTGACTCCCAGGATGGTAGACTTTATTGCCAAAGCTATTGAGCAGAGGAAAGAG AATAAGTGCTTGAAGATTAAGGAGACGCTTCCAAAACACATTCAGAATTTCTTGGCTGAGgaggaaaataagaacaaagagctgcaggaggagaaaaagaaacaacccaAGCAGCGAAGCGCAGCACTAACCAAAGCAAAAGTCAAGAGAGAAGTGGAGATGCCAACAACCGAG GAATCCTGTCCCTCTGAGGAGAGAAGTCCCGAGAGAACTCCCAGCTCTCTGTCTGAGAGCGACTCGGGGCAGTCCAGCCCTGACCTCATGGAGAGGATGATGGGGGAGTGGGACGAGGACGGAGAAGAGCCACCCAGAACTCAGCAGGACAGCCCTGTGCCCCCTAAGCG GAGTCTTTCTCCACGGACTCATGGGACCCTAAGGGAGGTGGTGACATGCATCGTGGAGCAGGTGGCCCGTAAacaaaggggagagagagatgcGGAGAGGgatctgcaggagcagctcaaGTG tgagctggcagtgctgcgGTGGAGTCGGTCGGCGAAAGAGGAACAGAGCTACCACCAGCTTTGGCAAGTGGGTCACCAGCCTGCACCCCCTGCTGGGCCAAGGCAGAGAGAGTCAAGACGG GTGCGAAGAGTAGTGCCAATGCCTGTCAGCAAGGGACCGGAGAGGCCGTCCGGCACACAGAAGGGTCCAGATGGAGACATCCAGCAAGGGCCCTCCCTGCAGCACGAATGGGACCAGGGTTGCCCATCCAGGCTATTAACGCCAACACCTCCTTCCATTCAATAA
- the LOC106029671 gene encoding coiled-coil domain-containing protein 81-like isoform X2, with protein MAKYLFSAPCFPPTIEKLLNSELAKIWASASYYLSQQLALHQAVRIPGLGTFTVVTEQVASQKNDIVTVERPMFHLAKAIVHNYDLRYDYIDIPGHLHFEELPYAQIASENNVSESLVRLCIDRTTRLFCVCIEDRQNVAFLWRDVGMLIIEGKDVKMKFYEDFLKKLNGTTNALQALLRMPEMNNSVISHLDTAASQTASERVIVFPMYKHESMLKKPTGTVSLRGQVKPSKDQRAVSLIGQVKPSKEQGWTKGGESVKKEDLPKKRLLHRATLAPERLPALTVKPESSQKAEQTERRARKLPAIQRSSVKEKEEEEKVIPQNKCLKIKETLPKHIQNFLAEEENKNKELQEEKKKQPKQRSAALTKAKVKREVEMPTTEESCPSEERSPERTPSSLSESDSGQSSPDLMERMMGEWDEDGEEPPRTQQDSPVPPKRSLSPRTHGTLREVVTCIVEQVARKQRGERDAERDLQEQLKCELAVLRWSRSAKEEQSYHQLWQVGHQPAPPAGPRQRESRRVRRVVPMPVSKGPERPSGTQKGPDGDIQQGPSLQHEWDQGCPSRLLTPTPPSIQ; from the exons ATGGCAAAATACCTCTTCTCAGCACCTTGCTTCCCTCCAACAATTGAGAAGCTCTTAAATTCTG AGCTCGCTAAGATTTGGGCCAGCGCATCCTACTACCTGAGTCAACAGCTGGCTCTCCACCAG GCTGTCCGCATTCCTGGTCTTGGAACATTCACAGTTGTCACAGAGCAAGTAGCCAGCCAGAAAAATGACATCGTGACTGTTGAGAGACCCATGTTTCATCTGGCTAAGGCTATTGTGCACAACTATGACCTCCGATACGACTACATAGACATTCCAG GCCACCTGCATTTTGAGGAACTGCCGTATGCTCAGATCGCCTCAGAAAACAATGTCTCTGAGAGCTTAGTGCGGCTTTGCATAGACAGGACCACGCGTCTCTTCTGTGTCTGCATAGAGGACAGGCAGAACGTTGCCTTCCTTTGGAGAGACGTTGGCATGCTGATCATCGAGGGCAAGgatgttaaaatgaaattctatGAAGACTTTCTGAAAAAGCTGAATGGGACAACGAATGCTTTGCAAGCTCTTCTCAGG ATGCCAGAGATGAACAACTCTGTCATCTCTCACCTCGACACCGCTGCTTCTCAGACCGCTTCTGAACGTGTCATTGTCTTTCCAAT GTACAAGCACGAGAGCATGCTTAAGAAGCCAACGGGGACAGTGAGTCTGAGAGGACAAGTGAAGCCCAGCAAAGATCAAAGGGCAGTGAGTCTGATCGGACAAGTGAAGCCCAGCAAAGAACAAGGCTGGACAAAAGGAGGAGAGAGCGTCAAGAAAG aggATCTTCCCAAGAAGCGCCTCCTTCATCGAGCAACACTTGCTCCAGAGAGGTTACCCGCCCTGACTGTAAAGCCGGAGAGCAGTCAGAAAGCTGAGCAGACAGAGCGTCGTGCCAG GAAGCTTCCGGCCATCCAGAGGAGTtctgtgaaggaaaaggaagaggaagagaaagtaaTTCCTCAG AATAAGTGCTTGAAGATTAAGGAGACGCTTCCAAAACACATTCAGAATTTCTTGGCTGAGgaggaaaataagaacaaagagctgcaggaggagaaaaagaaacaacccaAGCAGCGAAGCGCAGCACTAACCAAAGCAAAAGTCAAGAGAGAAGTGGAGATGCCAACAACCGAG GAATCCTGTCCCTCTGAGGAGAGAAGTCCCGAGAGAACTCCCAGCTCTCTGTCTGAGAGCGACTCGGGGCAGTCCAGCCCTGACCTCATGGAGAGGATGATGGGGGAGTGGGACGAGGACGGAGAAGAGCCACCCAGAACTCAGCAGGACAGCCCTGTGCCCCCTAAGCG GAGTCTTTCTCCACGGACTCATGGGACCCTAAGGGAGGTGGTGACATGCATCGTGGAGCAGGTGGCCCGTAAacaaaggggagagagagatgcGGAGAGGgatctgcaggagcagctcaaGTG tgagctggcagtgctgcgGTGGAGTCGGTCGGCGAAAGAGGAACAGAGCTACCACCAGCTTTGGCAAGTGGGTCACCAGCCTGCACCCCCTGCTGGGCCAAGGCAGAGAGAGTCAAGACGG GTGCGAAGAGTAGTGCCAATGCCTGTCAGCAAGGGACCGGAGAGGCCGTCCGGCACACAGAAGGGTCCAGATGGAGACATCCAGCAAGGGCCCTCCCTGCAGCACGAATGGGACCAGGGTTGCCCATCCAGGCTATTAACGCCAACACCTCCTTCCATTCAATAA